From one Tsukamurella tyrosinosolvens genomic stretch:
- a CDS encoding EsaB/YukD family protein, translating into MAEFVRVTVVGPEDNAADVTAPLGRPVAEVVDQVAAVLGLDPSDETGWQFASVAAGPLAAHGKLSDYGVVDGDLLYIVPAASEVAAPEIFSAIDVVADYVEDDRRMWTGNARHSVVVGYAGMLVVVAAVAFAVTGGLVAGACAAAMGAFILATYAAPEPARHLVWITPICFAAASAAVFHASPWPQVVLATVGGGLCGIAITTFVLSPARWAIVASSSIAGGTAIAAVIAIRLGVNATALAAWISPVLVIGLACAGRLSVAWSGLGGVVARTEEESPAASYEAGRERPGRPEIVRRAVIATDLLDGIVWACCASAVGAVLVLAITGVWEQAAFGAYIGLAFLLRSRSFSEVRHVAPIIGVAVTSAFIVPVALIDQRIGESAPFITAAATMVIALLLGVIILFLGYFELPTVTGARLAQLWNIVDALVLLGLIPMLFWAQGIYQYILGTDLGR; encoded by the coding sequence GTGGCTGAATTCGTCCGGGTCACCGTTGTCGGCCCGGAGGACAACGCCGCCGACGTCACCGCGCCGCTCGGACGCCCCGTCGCCGAGGTCGTCGACCAGGTCGCCGCCGTTCTCGGTCTCGATCCGTCCGACGAGACGGGATGGCAATTCGCGTCGGTGGCGGCCGGTCCCCTCGCCGCGCACGGAAAGCTCAGCGACTACGGCGTCGTGGACGGGGACCTGCTCTACATCGTGCCCGCCGCGAGCGAGGTCGCCGCACCGGAGATCTTCTCCGCGATCGACGTGGTCGCCGACTACGTCGAGGACGACCGCCGGATGTGGACCGGCAACGCCCGGCATTCCGTCGTCGTCGGCTACGCGGGAATGCTGGTCGTCGTCGCGGCCGTCGCCTTCGCCGTCACCGGGGGCCTCGTCGCCGGCGCATGCGCCGCCGCGATGGGCGCGTTCATCCTCGCCACCTACGCAGCTCCGGAGCCGGCCCGTCACCTCGTCTGGATCACTCCGATCTGCTTCGCCGCCGCCTCGGCGGCGGTGTTCCACGCGTCCCCGTGGCCACAGGTCGTCCTCGCCACCGTCGGCGGCGGACTGTGCGGAATCGCCATCACGACCTTCGTCCTGTCACCGGCCCGGTGGGCGATCGTCGCCTCGTCGTCGATCGCCGGCGGAACCGCGATCGCCGCTGTGATCGCGATCCGATTGGGAGTCAACGCCACCGCGCTCGCGGCATGGATCTCTCCGGTGCTCGTCATCGGCCTCGCCTGCGCCGGACGGCTCTCGGTGGCCTGGTCGGGACTGGGCGGCGTCGTGGCCCGCACCGAGGAGGAGTCTCCCGCCGCCTCGTACGAGGCCGGACGTGAGCGCCCCGGTCGCCCCGAGATCGTGCGGCGGGCGGTCATCGCCACCGACCTCCTCGACGGGATCGTGTGGGCGTGCTGCGCGAGCGCCGTGGGAGCGGTTCTCGTGCTCGCGATCACGGGCGTCTGGGAGCAGGCGGCGTTCGGCGCCTACATCGGACTGGCCTTCCTCCTGCGGAGTCGAAGCTTCTCGGAGGTCCGGCACGTCGCGCCGATCATCGGCGTCGCAGTGACGAGTGCGTTCATCGTGCCGGTCGCCCTGATCGACCAGCGCATCGGGGAGTCGGCACCGTTCATCACCGCGGCCGCGACCATGGTCATCGCCCTGCTCCTCGGCGTGATCATCCTGTTCCTCGGCTATTTCGAGCTCCCCACCGTCACCGGCGCACGGCTGGCTCAGCTCTGGAACATCGTCGATGCGCTCGTCCTACTGGGGCTGATTCCCATGCTGTTCTGGGCTCAGGGCATTTACCAGTACATACTTGGTACCGACCTGGGGCGCTGA
- a CDS encoding DUF4185 domain-containing protein, with protein sequence MTNAFVSKITGAQSYSHTDKNWGVAGAAWAVPFADSRGRTLVAFGDTFGGPRATGEQATTPPLVDGSGLNVPIIPSAVKIPVPDIPLINIRAGGQQGSGSGSGGSGSSSEGSGGGTGQQSPGVGWTGTTGPTGFDWRSNSLAVADVSNPSAGMKITSFITDRPGHAKEILQSAKAKGAEETVIPTSGFAIGDRTFLTYTSIRTWGPSSGQWVSNYSGIAYSDDGGSTWFKAPKAVWRNSERNTAFQMTSAVVVGDEVYLYGSPPGRIGGVFVSKTKTKDVLDSSKYKVWNGGEFSAAEKTAPSPLAWGALGDFNVAYHPGVQRFVMVNTDMVRNAIVMRQSASALGPWSDPEIIASGTDYPSLYAPRVLPGSSGNDLYFVVSQFNSYNTYLMHTNVTKQNPKPPAQLAPVTLPGGAQVPSIPVPDVGQSPLPNAPFLPPGPAQGAPTGPTSQLPPTTGKPAPSSSTATSRAAS encoded by the coding sequence GTGACGAACGCCTTCGTCTCGAAGATCACTGGCGCCCAGTCGTATTCTCACACCGACAAGAACTGGGGAGTCGCCGGCGCGGCCTGGGCCGTGCCGTTCGCGGACTCGCGGGGACGAACCCTCGTCGCCTTCGGCGACACGTTCGGCGGCCCGCGCGCGACCGGGGAGCAGGCCACGACTCCGCCGCTGGTTGACGGTAGCGGATTGAACGTGCCGATCATTCCCTCGGCGGTCAAGATCCCCGTGCCCGACATCCCGTTGATCAACATTCGCGCCGGCGGCCAGCAGGGTTCCGGATCCGGCAGCGGCGGCTCGGGCAGCTCCTCGGAAGGTTCCGGCGGCGGCACCGGGCAGCAGAGCCCCGGCGTCGGTTGGACGGGGACCACGGGACCGACGGGATTCGACTGGAGGTCCAATTCGCTCGCAGTGGCCGACGTCTCCAATCCCTCGGCGGGAATGAAGATCACCTCGTTCATCACGGACCGGCCGGGCCACGCCAAGGAGATTCTGCAGAGCGCGAAGGCGAAGGGTGCCGAAGAGACCGTCATCCCGACCTCCGGGTTCGCGATCGGCGACCGCACCTTCCTGACCTACACCTCCATTCGGACCTGGGGCCCTTCGTCCGGGCAGTGGGTGTCGAACTACTCGGGCATCGCCTACTCGGACGACGGTGGCTCCACGTGGTTCAAGGCCCCGAAGGCCGTCTGGCGCAACTCCGAGCGGAACACGGCCTTCCAGATGACCTCCGCCGTCGTCGTCGGCGACGAGGTCTACCTGTACGGGAGCCCGCCCGGCCGCATCGGCGGCGTGTTCGTGTCGAAGACCAAGACCAAGGACGTCCTCGACTCGTCGAAGTACAAGGTGTGGAACGGCGGCGAGTTCTCCGCCGCGGAGAAGACCGCCCCGTCCCCCCTCGCCTGGGGTGCGCTCGGCGACTTCAACGTCGCATATCATCCCGGCGTTCAGCGGTTCGTGATGGTCAATACGGACATGGTGCGCAACGCCATCGTGATGCGTCAGTCCGCGTCGGCGCTCGGCCCGTGGTCGGACCCCGAGATCATCGCCTCGGGCACCGACTACCCCAGCCTCTACGCACCGCGAGTCCTCCCCGGTTCCTCGGGCAACGATCTGTACTTCGTCGTGTCTCAGTTCAATTCGTACAACACGTACCTGATGCACACGAACGTCACCAAGCAGAATCCCAAGCCGCCGGCGCAGTTGGCCCCGGTCACCCTGCCCGGTGGAGCGCAGGTCCCGTCGATCCCGGTCCCGGACGTGGGCCAGAGTCCGCTCCCGAACGCGCCCTTCCTCCCGCCCGGGCCGGCACAAGGGGCGCCCACCGGGCCGACCAGCCAGCTACCTCCCACCACCGGCAAGCCCGCACCCTCGTCGTCCACCGCGACGTCGCGGGCCGCGTCCTGA
- a CDS encoding WXG100 family type VII secretion target — MGTRFSVANHAVTTHATNIEQVSGALNAQGKRFVSAVEALPASWKGQSFIAWDQLTTRWDASFKELNAALTTIRESVGQAGQLYTSGEQQQAANLEQAARGMAWDQAKFR, encoded by the coding sequence ATGGGTACTCGTTTCTCAGTCGCCAATCATGCGGTGACCACGCACGCGACCAACATCGAGCAGGTGTCTGGGGCGTTGAACGCTCAGGGCAAGCGGTTCGTCTCCGCGGTGGAGGCGTTGCCGGCGTCGTGGAAGGGGCAGTCGTTCATCGCGTGGGATCAGTTGACGACGCGGTGGGATGCTTCGTTCAAGGAGCTCAATGCGGCGTTGACGACGATCCGTGAGTCGGTGGGGCAGGCCGGGCAGCTGTACACCTCCGGTGAGCAGCAGCAGGCGGCGAACCTCGAGCAGGCGGCTCGGGGCATGGCCTGGGATCAGGCGAAGTTCCGCTGA
- a CDS encoding WXG100 family type VII secretion target gives MSEMYAYDEGGAETAGDDLASIVAALEANLEQLQGYVASVESQWNADEQVLYRGVQTKWNNAAASVSEILGQMKTALGTNTEQVRDMRSQVRSALSRN, from the coding sequence ATGTCTGAGATGTATGCGTACGACGAGGGTGGCGCGGAGACCGCCGGTGATGATCTGGCGTCGATCGTCGCGGCGTTGGAAGCGAACCTGGAGCAGTTGCAGGGGTACGTGGCGTCGGTGGAGTCGCAGTGGAACGCGGATGAGCAGGTGCTCTACCGCGGCGTGCAGACCAAGTGGAACAACGCCGCGGCGTCGGTGAGCGAGATCCTCGGGCAGATGAAGACCGCGCTCGGCACGAACACCGAGCAGGTTCGTGACATGCGGTCGCAGGTGCGCTCCGCGCTGTCGCGCAACTGA
- a CDS encoding GH-E family nuclease has translation MSLDINPGDGIVGELELLGDLIVGGFPEAVFTLPGVSVDEVLDHARLYLGFAEAAESAHARVRGLEVPEFVGVEGEFFRGRVPGELAMQLGAAVESYSRVGSGIKELARELDASQAALKPLEARARAVFEHMQKVWIKVNVPFTEYSGLRSEWDELVRAAGVVHERVAVAGQEAAAAITAGTEAMVPVNDYFSTLPGGAVAGGVVAQGVRSTASRAASAAGGVAGAPGRAAKATADGLGAVAGAVTSVPQQITARGQQLAPQVTPDGIKVGDQLLTDPTSEQAQKLVRDGQATNILGLDPTGVPTAMMMLASPNTLLREQPRKKAAGRRWSGEESKAQSIAQNAVGQVVSVPGRFVGGAVDRFGNTIAGNAALIGVGGDPVRAWTGLLSNVTSPVAGAGRAVASATPEQILADPIAAAGSAATHAPAAVPFVGWVYGLVEWATKPGELAHEGAKESLTSALDALTLKNLEAGQAVANTGEVQVTTSDVDVHADNGGYVTFTLPDLEGGEPKAWYILATPDSPGNFTTNVPTAPGEELVERGDGSVVLVNSGTGQIVRTIKTPWAKDALGRDQPTWYSIDKVDDQTSTITQHIAPNKGALYPLVADAPGDQKTTTNPDGSVATSTEIEGGSVDTTVKNADGTTSSMRSVPDGNGGVTTFTANPDGSHSVHYPDGSRVEEPAAGASTPAQSYAPDPKYSNPQYRQEPAQQAPAQQAPAQQPAAPSAPAVAPAESSVGAVDTAGRDDGDSWTQGLPGGESAQHTIVPGTGGQTVDSVVTRPDGSSTKIRSVKDGQGGWKIWSDNSDGTASYAERQGSLGDVYTARYGESPVYGSAPIVTSNAAPDNSKGQIVGQNPNGTTSVGNFGVRDDGRVGLSVRNPDNTVSSIVTGTGPDGRPHDDITTFNDGKTETSHEVNPFTGERTETTTVLDTGVKVIAVLDRDNNLISRVQGVGGQLEGVMNTPDGQVEIQVRPDGVYGRSANGEFVKFREDGELPDTRSFGQKANDQAGKFGSAVGGSVWDSLKSVPQTVAHPGEAASGLWETAKGLVGQEKADRTVIHNWTTFLTGTNANEWTEDGVATSLGHAVVGVGSWFIPGPGWVAKVTRAGHLGSTAAHALEHVDNARSTASTATRAAAMGAVSRALPNLTERFQGFNAARAADIGVDAPEAAPAAGKPTPRAEAPAPSVAVPRAEAPASPTPAPRVEAPATTAPRAETPNNTPGTPPRAADTQNPSVDTPRIDTPDAPTTPKPDNPAFTTTPGADRRAAEAAAPAERPDHHPASPTEKAGADADKTVDTPKVGEVDAPRAGDVDTPTTSGAARADAPSVGDGVPGKAADLDGGPHPRGELDIDLDNYFHPGESGGTKYTADDVRTAFDNAPNNKEGVPVDHRTGEPLVLTDAAGKRGWTMRQDADGVWRAENYALHPDGMPKKGTPNSYGYDANGDLRKYAENRPSHKPEDIKTVWDTTHTDINNLIESGVLRDLPKTERPDQTWLRAPDGTKTNGSDIRETLNTRTGETEVYKLETWKPGDKQNWDMGHIKGEEYRRIHDDYMRGKYKSDEDFVEDFRNLDLYEAANAPRNRSHVDEDMTPLPPRP, from the coding sequence ATGAGTCTCGATATCAATCCCGGCGACGGCATCGTCGGGGAGCTGGAGCTACTCGGTGATCTGATCGTCGGTGGGTTCCCGGAGGCCGTGTTCACGCTGCCGGGGGTGAGCGTCGACGAGGTACTCGATCACGCCCGTCTGTATCTCGGGTTCGCGGAGGCGGCGGAGTCGGCGCATGCTCGGGTTCGTGGACTCGAGGTGCCCGAGTTCGTGGGTGTGGAGGGCGAGTTCTTCCGCGGCCGAGTCCCCGGCGAGTTGGCGATGCAGCTCGGCGCGGCGGTGGAGTCGTACTCCCGAGTCGGTTCGGGGATCAAGGAACTCGCCCGCGAACTCGACGCCTCGCAAGCCGCTTTGAAGCCTCTCGAAGCGCGGGCGCGGGCGGTGTTCGAGCACATGCAGAAGGTGTGGATCAAGGTCAACGTCCCGTTCACTGAGTACAGCGGGTTGCGCAGCGAGTGGGATGAGCTCGTCCGCGCTGCGGGTGTGGTGCACGAGCGGGTCGCGGTGGCCGGGCAGGAGGCGGCAGCGGCGATCACCGCGGGCACCGAGGCGATGGTGCCGGTCAACGACTACTTCTCCACGCTGCCTGGCGGAGCGGTGGCGGGTGGTGTTGTGGCGCAGGGTGTGCGGTCGACTGCGTCGCGTGCGGCCTCCGCTGCCGGTGGCGTGGCCGGGGCGCCGGGACGCGCCGCGAAGGCGACCGCCGACGGGCTGGGTGCCGTAGCTGGCGCGGTCACCTCGGTTCCGCAGCAGATCACCGCGCGCGGGCAGCAACTCGCGCCGCAGGTGACCCCGGACGGGATCAAGGTCGGCGACCAGCTCCTCACCGATCCGACGAGCGAGCAGGCACAGAAGCTCGTGCGGGACGGGCAGGCTACGAACATCCTCGGACTCGACCCCACTGGTGTTCCGACGGCGATGATGATGCTCGCCTCCCCGAACACCCTGCTGCGCGAGCAGCCGCGCAAGAAGGCGGCCGGGCGTAGATGGTCGGGTGAGGAGTCGAAGGCGCAGTCGATCGCGCAGAATGCGGTCGGTCAGGTGGTCTCGGTTCCGGGACGGTTCGTCGGCGGCGCCGTCGACCGGTTCGGCAACACCATCGCCGGCAATGCCGCTCTGATCGGTGTCGGTGGTGACCCCGTCCGCGCGTGGACGGGGCTGCTCTCGAATGTCACCAGCCCCGTTGCGGGTGCTGGTCGCGCTGTAGCGTCTGCGACGCCCGAGCAGATCCTGGCCGACCCGATCGCCGCAGCCGGCTCGGCAGCCACCCACGCGCCCGCCGCGGTGCCCTTCGTCGGCTGGGTCTACGGGCTGGTGGAGTGGGCGACCAAGCCCGGCGAACTCGCCCACGAAGGCGCGAAGGAATCACTCACCTCCGCCCTCGATGCACTCACATTGAAGAACCTCGAAGCAGGCCAGGCAGTCGCCAACACCGGCGAAGTGCAAGTCACCACCTCCGACGTGGACGTCCACGCCGACAACGGCGGATACGTCACCTTCACCCTCCCAGACCTCGAAGGCGGAGAACCCAAAGCCTGGTACATCCTCGCCACCCCCGACAGCCCCGGAAACTTCACCACCAACGTCCCCACCGCCCCGGGTGAGGAGCTCGTCGAACGCGGCGACGGCTCCGTCGTGTTGGTCAACAGCGGAACCGGACAGATCGTCCGCACCATCAAAACGCCGTGGGCGAAAGACGCACTCGGACGCGATCAACCCACCTGGTACTCCATCGACAAGGTCGACGACCAGACGTCGACGATCACCCAACACATCGCACCGAACAAGGGAGCGCTGTATCCGCTGGTGGCGGATGCTCCTGGTGATCAGAAGACGACGACGAATCCTGACGGATCGGTCGCAACGTCAACTGAGATTGAGGGTGGCTCTGTCGATACGACGGTGAAGAACGCTGACGGGACTACTTCGTCGATGCGGAGCGTCCCCGACGGCAACGGTGGGGTGACTACATTCACGGCGAACCCTGACGGTAGTCATTCGGTGCATTACCCCGACGGGTCGCGAGTGGAGGAGCCTGCGGCGGGGGCGAGTACACCCGCTCAGAGTTATGCTCCTGATCCGAAGTATTCGAATCCGCAGTATCGTCAGGAGCCCGCGCAGCAGGCTCCTGCTCAGCAGGCCCCGGCGCAGCAGCCTGCGGCTCCTTCCGCACCTGCTGTTGCTCCTGCCGAGTCGTCGGTCGGTGCGGTAGACACGGCAGGACGTGACGACGGTGATTCATGGACCCAAGGCTTGCCGGGTGGCGAGTCCGCGCAGCACACCATCGTCCCCGGCACGGGCGGTCAGACTGTTGACTCTGTGGTCACCCGCCCTGATGGTTCGTCGACGAAGATCCGTTCGGTCAAAGACGGGCAAGGCGGATGGAAGATCTGGTCCGACAACAGTGACGGCACCGCATCGTATGCAGAACGCCAGGGCTCGCTCGGCGACGTTTACACCGCCCGGTACGGCGAGTCCCCGGTGTACGGCAGCGCACCTATCGTCACCTCCAACGCGGCTCCCGACAACTCCAAAGGGCAGATCGTCGGGCAAAATCCGAACGGAACCACGTCGGTGGGCAACTTCGGGGTCCGCGACGACGGACGCGTCGGGCTGTCGGTGCGAAACCCCGACAACACTGTCTCCTCCATCGTCACTGGAACAGGTCCCGATGGCCGTCCCCACGATGACATCACCACGTTCAACGACGGCAAGACTGAGACCAGTCACGAGGTAAACCCGTTCACAGGTGAGCGGACCGAGACCACCACCGTGCTCGACACGGGCGTGAAGGTTATCGCCGTTCTGGATCGCGATAACAACCTCATCTCCCGAGTCCAAGGCGTTGGTGGTCAGCTTGAAGGCGTGATGAACACCCCCGACGGGCAGGTGGAGATTCAGGTCCGCCCCGACGGGGTGTACGGGCGGAGCGCGAACGGGGAGTTCGTCAAGTTCCGTGAAGACGGGGAACTGCCCGATACCCGCTCCTTCGGGCAGAAGGCGAACGACCAGGCAGGAAAGTTCGGGTCCGCCGTCGGGGGAAGCGTGTGGGATTCCCTCAAGAGCGTCCCGCAGACCGTTGCCCACCCGGGCGAGGCAGCTTCCGGGCTCTGGGAGACAGCGAAGGGACTGGTCGGACAGGAAAAGGCCGACCGCACCGTCATCCACAACTGGACCACCTTCCTGACGGGGACCAACGCCAATGAGTGGACCGAGGACGGGGTCGCCACCTCCCTCGGACACGCGGTTGTCGGTGTCGGCTCATGGTTCATCCCTGGCCCCGGCTGGGTCGCCAAGGTCACTCGCGCAGGGCACCTCGGCTCCACAGCAGCCCACGCCCTCGAGCACGTCGACAACGCCCGCTCCACCGCGAGCACCGCAACCCGCGCCGCCGCCATGGGAGCAGTCAGCCGCGCCCTACCAAACCTCACAGAACGCTTCCAAGGCTTCAACGCAGCCCGCGCCGCCGACATCGGCGTCGACGCTCCTGAAGCGGCACCCGCCGCAGGAAAACCCACGCCACGCGCCGAAGCTCCCGCACCCTCCGTTGCCGTCCCACGAGCGGAAGCCCCCGCCAGTCCAACGCCCGCACCTCGCGTCGAGGCACCCGCAACTACCGCCCCCCGAGCCGAGACACCTAACAACACCCCAGGGACACCGCCCCGCGCTGCGGACACACAGAACCCGTCCGTCGACACACCCCGCATCGACACCCCCGACGCACCCACCACCCCGAAGCCGGACAATCCCGCTTTCACGACCACCCCGGGAGCAGACCGCCGCGCCGCAGAGGCTGCGGCCCCCGCCGAACGCCCCGACCACCACCCGGCCTCGCCAACCGAGAAGGCCGGCGCTGACGCAGACAAGACAGTGGACACGCCGAAGGTCGGCGAAGTCGACGCCCCGAGGGCTGGCGATGTGGACACCCCCACCACCTCAGGTGCGGCGCGCGCGGATGCACCGTCCGTTGGCGACGGTGTGCCAGGCAAGGCAGCAGACCTCGACGGCGGACCGCACCCGCGCGGAGAACTCGACATCGACCTCGACAATTACTTCCACCCAGGCGAAAGTGGCGGCACCAAGTACACCGCCGACGACGTACGCACTGCCTTCGACAACGCACCCAACAACAAGGAGGGTGTCCCTGTCGATCACCGCACCGGCGAACCACTGGTCCTCACCGACGCCGCAGGCAAACGCGGGTGGACCATGCGCCAGGACGCCGACGGAGTATGGCGCGCCGAAAACTACGCGCTGCACCCGGACGGGATGCCTAAGAAGGGCACACCCAACAGTTACGGCTACGACGCCAACGGTGACCTCCGCAAATACGCCGAGAACAGACCGAGTCATAAACCCGAAGACATCAAAACCGTGTGGGACACTACCCACACGGATATCAACAACCTCATCGAGTCCGGCGTCCTCCGCGACCTGCCCAAAACCGAACGACCCGACCAAACCTGGCTCCGAGCACCCGACGGAACCAAAACAAACGGCAGCGACATACGCGAAACCCTCAACACCCGCACAGGCGAGACCGAGGTATACAAGCTCGAAACCTGGAAACCCGGCGACAAACAAAACTGGGACATGGGACACATCAAGGGTGAGGAATACCGCCGAATCCACGATGACTACATGCGCGGAAAGTACAAGTCCGACGAAGACTTCGTTGAAGACTTCCGTAATTTGGACCTTTATGAGGCGGCGAATGCACCTCGCAACCGCTCCCACGTGGATGAAGACATGACTCCGCTGCCGCCGCGCCCCTGA